A single window of Culicoides brevitarsis isolate CSIRO-B50_1 chromosome 3, AGI_CSIRO_Cbre_v1, whole genome shotgun sequence DNA harbors:
- the LOC134833260 gene encoding protein Skeletor, isoforms B/C, with amino-acid sequence MSLQLLTIISLGTILSSQLTQAAPLEYYGARIGPLSQLHHGVSGEVFAVDSRTLFIKNFNYDGEGPAAYFYVGNTRAPSNEGAWRLRDERGNAGVIKRYRNKDITLSLPEGKTLRDITWFSVWCDEFAVNFGDVKIPKNLDFPRPQKIAGLKGIHGVTSDPIVLVDAQTLLIPNFSYDGEAPDAKFWTGYGAKPSPQGIRIPDENGKTDPLRKYDKKTIVLTLPGDVTVFDIGHFGVWCEAFTVDFAHVKIPQSANVPPSLKMLGISPQSKLNCEVLLDDIAFEVRWAVAGESVVIQLVAKLDENDYMSFGVSPDVDKSVMIGSDVAVAWIDKVTGKGFANDYFLEAKSQCSGNRGSCPDPVFEKNTNSIRLLNAAMVNGFSIVTYQRPLKASDRFDLPIHTNRSQAIVWAIGPLNDRTETSYHSKVLRTTRLINFGRQPTWNCPVPDSEKKDFERDMDSVEEEEDPKPTRSLPQNHQQEQQGLFEVKQPAKPKPRPVATPRPAAKEGAWQIPPIQCYEPEDGVFYAQMGPTGGKQGYPAITGHVGWGISIYINGLLIPEINVVRGKTYTFVVETGNDPDIPAKYHPFYITDDPVGGFEHKTDEERSKITIFAGAKRLRSGEVVPTGTGRLCNWEPNLDGPPADDYPSFGAYQRSLTLKCDSGEPGVITWTPDENTPDTVYYQCYSHRYLGWRINVLDSCGEEGQASEQVDQYYDRFDILEPAASIRHESKIPPSENYIKSEISKDHGSNALKNHNMNEVPATVNVDLQKNTEISKIIADGIRAAEALEDSITKNSTVLLNNKEIFRPDYPRVPDSGMKLPSHKPPYGPAGVPVFMRGPQGVIMVPGKRRPVQIERRPLQKMPPRPFQVPQPSMIVSHYAKPMPMRSFTKQSFKQKPFPMQGPVLMLGEKIVAPMEIVKSAPKPIDLPYAMSTKQEKNPLIQFRQEKPVKHEKIAMIPKPEKPIAQKVLYKPPFEMKKSRPHQEGFKPDSVVIESGFKPIVRRRDETTREDEDEYERAPMFARRDSRPRSSSSAHERDMEIDDAIESEGVYIATQNQNKQFEPMFKPSPLESVVEKKAPAEKLSGDLREMNVEEGEDKMAMAAERFDSFYLPPQGFPEGSVVTFDGKAVLDTALVNAAPSNEVQRRSDQGLSRIELLIRDKPQFGPFRGEIPPLSPELFSPESGAPIFNNAKNKRPVSEYINPITNGQRTDEKPISTKLTIVRPEPQTPVEEARNRTRRAAHHHPDHHGTGDDHDHHEHNYTSSVAKSHPEIFTSIFCAIIVIFGRH; translated from the exons ATGTCACTACAGCTGCTGACAATCATCAGCTTGGGCACGATACTCTCAA gTCAACTCACACAAGCAGCGCCCCTCGAGTACTATGGCGCCCGTATTGGTCCCCTTTCGCAATTGCATCATGGCGTCAGTGGCGAAGTCTTTGCCGTAGATTCGCGCACActgttcatcaaaaatttcaattatgacGGCGAAGGTCCCGCCGCATACTTTTACGTGGGCAATACACGTGCCCCGAGTAACGAGGGCGCATGGCGGTTACGTGACGAGCGCGGAAATGCGGGCGTCATCAAGCGCTATCGCAACAAAGACATTACACTTTCTTTGCCCGAGGGCAAGACGTTGCGTGATATCACATGGTTTAGTGTTTGGTGCGACGAATTTGCG gttaactTTGGAGATGTTAAGATTCCAAAAAACTTAGATTTCCCTAGGCCACAAAAAATCGCCGGGCTTAAGGGAATTCACGGCGTGACTTCCGATCCAATTGTTCTCGTTGATGCACAAACTTTGCTTATTCCGAATTTTAGTTATGATGGTGAAGCTCccg aTGCCAAATTCTGGACCGGCTATGGCGCAAAACCCTCTCCCCAAGGCATCCGTATCCCCGATGAAAATGGCAAAACGGATCCTTTACgaaaatacgacaaaaaaacgATCGTTCTTACCCTTCCCGGAGACGTTACAGTTTTCGATATTGGTCATTTTGGCGTTTGGTGTGAAGCATTTACTGTTGATTTTGCACATGTCAAGATCCCCCAAAGCGCAAACGTACCGCCATCTTTGAAAATGTTGGGCATCAGTCCACAG TCAAAGTTAAATTGTGAAGTGTTGCTGGATGATATTGCATTTGAAGTTAGATGGGCAGTTGCTGGCGAAAGCGTTGTTATTCAATTGGTTGCCAAACTtg ATGAAAATGATTACATGTCGTTCGGTGTTTCACCCGACGTTGACAAGAGTGTGATGATCGGATCTGACGTTGCAGTAGCTTGGATTGACAAAGTAACTGGCAAAGGTTTCGCCAACGATTATTTCTTGGAAGCCAAGTCGCAATGCTCGGGAAATCGAGGAAGTTGTCCTGATCCCGTTTTTGAG aaaaatacgAACTCGATTCGATTGTTAAATGCAGCGATGGTTAATGGCTTCTCAATTGTCACGTATCAGCGTCCCTTGAAGGCTTCGGATCGTTTCGATTTGCCAATTCACACAAATCGATCACAAGCCATTGTTTGGGCAATTGGACCCTTGAATGATCGCACCGAGACTTCGTATCACTCGAAAGTGCTTCGAACCACGCGATTAATTAACTTTGGGCGTCAACCTACGTGGAATTGTCCCGTGCCTGATAGCGAAAAGAAGGATTTCGAACGCGACATGGATTCcgttgaagaagaagaagatccCAAGCCGACAA GATCTTTGCCGCAAAATCATCAACAAGAGCAACAAGGATTGTTTGAGGTTAAACAACCGGCGAAGCCCAAACCTCGTCCTGTGGCAACTCCTCGACCTGCAGCGAAGGAAGGCGCATGGCAAATTCCTCCGATTCAGTGTTACGAGCCCGAAGATGGCGTCTTTTATGCTCAAATGGGACCCACGGGAGGCAAACAAGGATATCCAGCGATCACGGGACATGTTGGATGGGGAATTTCCATTTATATCAATGGATTATTGATTCCTGAAATTAACGTTGTACGAGGAAAAACTTACACTTTTGTCGTTGAGACAGGAAATGATCCAGATATTCCCGCCAAATATCATCCGTTCTACATTACAGACGATCCCGTTGGAGGTTTTGAGCATAAAACGGATGAAGAGCGTtcg aaaattaccATTTTTGCGGGAGCCAAACGTTTACGCAGCGGAGAAGTTGTTCCAACAGGAACAGGAAGACTTTGTAATTGGGAGCCTAATTTGGATGGACCTCCTGCTGATGATTATCCTTCGTTCGGAGCATATCAGAGAAGTTTGACGTTGAAATGCGATTCAGGCGAACCCGGAGTTATTACATGGACTCCTGATGAGAACACTCCCGATACGGTTTATTACCAATGTTACAGTCacag ataccTTGGATGGCGTATCAACGTTCTCGACAGCTGCGGCGAAGAAGGTCAAGCCAGCGAACAAGTCGATCAATATTACGACAGATTCGACATCTTAGAGCCCGCTGCCTCCATTCGACACGAATCCAAAATCCCTCCTTCTGAAAATTACATCAAATCTGAAATCTCCAAAGATCACGGAAGCAACgccttaaaaaatcacaacatGAACGAAGTTCCCGCAACCGTAAACgttgatttacaaaaaaataccgaaatttCCAAAATCATCGCCGACGGAATTCGCGCTGCTGAAGCTTTAGAAGACagtatcacaaaaaattcgacAGTTTTACTCAACAACAAGGAAATTTTCCGCCCCGATTACCCTCGAGTACCTGATTCGGGCATGAAATTACCTTCGCACAAGCCTCCTTACGGCCCCGCGGGAGTTCCTGTGTTCATGCGCGGACCCCAAGGAGTCATTATGGTGCCCGGCAAACGTCGCCCCGTGCAAATTGAACGTCGTCCC CTCCAAAAAATGCCTCCACGCCCCTTTCAGGTACCGCAGCCTTCGATGATTGTGAGTCATTATGCAAAACCGATGCCGATGCGCTCTTTTACGAAGCAAAGTTTCAAGCAAAAACCTTTCCCGATGCAAGGACCTGTCCTGATGTTGGGCGAAAAAATTGTCGCTCCCATGGAAATTGTGAAATCTGCTCCAAAACCCATCGATTTGCCCTACGCCATGAGTacgaagcaagaaaaaaatcccttAATCCAATTTCGGCAAGAAAAACCtgtaaaacatgaaaaaatcgcGATGATTCCAAAACCGGAAAAACCCATAGCGCAAAAAGTGCTTTACAAACCCCCATTTGAGATGAAAAAATCCCGCCCCCATCAAGAAGGTTTCAAACCAGATTCAGTCGTTATTGAATCAGGCTTCAAACCGATCGTGCGACGTCGTGACGAAACAACTCGCGAAGACGAAGACGAGTATGAACGAGCCCCAATGTTCGCCCGACGTGATTCCCGCCCCCGCAGCAGTTCCTCGGCGCACGAACGTGACATGGAAATTGACGATGCGATCGAAAGTGAAGGCGTTTACATTGCCACACAGAATCAGAACAAACAATTCGAGCCAATGTTCAAACCCTCCCCCCTCGAAAGTGTCGTCGAAAAAAAAGCCCCCGCCGAAAAGCTGAGCGGCGATTTGCGCGAAATGAATGTCGAGGAGGGGGAAGATAAAATGGCGATGGCTGCCGAGCGTTTCGACTCATTTTATCTTCCGCCTCAGGGATTTCCCGAGGGATCTGTCGTCACGTTCGACGGAAAAGCCGTGCTCGATACGGCATTAGTGAACGCCGCCCCTTCCAACGAAGTTCAACGACGCAGCGATCAAGGTTTGTCTCGCATTGAGCTTCTGATTCGCGATAAACCGCAATTTGGTCCGTTTCGCGGCGAAATTCCCCCATTGAGTCCTGAACTTTTTTCACCTGAATCTGGCGCCCCGATCTTTAACAATGCGAAAAATAAGCGACCCGTATCGGAATATATCAATCCAATCACGAACGGGCAACGCACTGACGAGAAACCAATTTCGACGAAATTGACAATTGTTCGTCCGGAGCCTCAAACACCTGTGGAAGAGGCAAGAAATCGAACTCGTCGTGCGGCGCATCATCATCCGGATCATCATGGAACAGGAGATGACCACGACCATCATGAGCATAATTATACAAGTTCTGTTGCTAAATCCCACCCCGAAATTTTCACTTCGATCTTTTGCGCGATAATTGTGATCTTTGgaagacattaa